A section of the Agrococcus sp. SGAir0287 genome encodes:
- a CDS encoding heavy-metal-associated domain-containing protein, which translates to MSTIEYTVTGMTCSHCEGSVREEVSQIDGVSVVDVDAQSGRLVIDAEGPVDDAAVLAAVDEAGYSATRSQ; encoded by the coding sequence ATGAGCACCATCGAGTACACCGTCACCGGGATGACCTGCAGCCACTGCGAGGGGTCCGTGCGCGAGGAGGTCTCGCAGATCGATGGCGTCAGCGTCGTCGACGTCGACGCGCAGTCCGGCCGCCTCGTCATCGACGCCGAAGGCCCGGTCGATGACGCGGCAGTGCTGGCCGCCGTGGATGAGGCCGGCTACTCCGCCACGCGAAGCCAGTGA
- a CDS encoding DUF6153 family protein, which yields MTVRDGWRFRAAHRIHRPLEQVLRSALGRPASFLALALVVAATAVGLVAMHSLTGAAGQHEHASAHAPSAEIADFAAAPDPGGNAAGCEDCGHHAAMAGALCSLALIALAVVLLVRPTGSVAMSRAPWMHARSVLPVLPRAARSLQELGLSRT from the coding sequence ATGACCGTCCGCGATGGCTGGCGCTTCCGCGCCGCGCATCGCATCCACCGACCCCTGGAGCAGGTGCTGCGCTCGGCGCTGGGTCGGCCTGCATCATTCCTTGCCCTGGCGCTCGTGGTCGCGGCGACCGCGGTCGGGTTGGTCGCCATGCACTCCTTGACCGGGGCCGCAGGGCAGCACGAGCATGCGTCCGCGCACGCTCCGTCCGCGGAGATCGCTGACTTCGCCGCGGCCCCTGACCCCGGCGGCAATGCCGCAGGGTGTGAGGACTGCGGCCATCACGCGGCGATGGCGGGCGCCCTGTGCTCGCTTGCGCTGATCGCGCTGGCCGTCGTGCTCTTGGTGCGGCCGACAGGGTCGGTCGCCATGTCACGGGCGCCCTGGATGCACGCGAGGTCGGTGCTGCCGGTGCTGCCGCGCGCCGCGCGCTCTTTGCAGGAGCTCGGTCTCAGTCGAACGTGA
- a CDS encoding M23 family metallopeptidase: MTVQPPVATGRGTDARRRTLAAVAASFAFALTLTVSLPAVAAVNDNNAAQPLQMWATTQELQVQGQAAADLAGPESFGVVQDPYAAALLDPQQTASLEAATSAAAGNYFDANPAYDEVWSQLSTTYVQTPFPSRAELPISSPFAPRWGKFHYGLDVPLAQGEPIFPVANGVVTAVFQGDEPGGGGYMVVVEHNIDGRFFQSWYAHMQAGSIDVALGDVVTLDTQLGAVGSTGNSTGPHLHLEIKNPDYESIDPIAWMESRAEVTAPGGY, encoded by the coding sequence ATGACGGTGCAGCCCCCGGTAGCTACGGGTCGGGGAACCGATGCGCGACGCCGGACGCTCGCCGCCGTTGCCGCCAGCTTCGCCTTCGCACTCACCCTGACCGTCAGCCTCCCCGCCGTCGCTGCGGTGAACGACAACAACGCGGCACAACCGCTGCAGATGTGGGCCACCACCCAGGAGCTCCAGGTCCAAGGACAGGCCGCCGCAGACCTCGCCGGGCCAGAGTCGTTCGGCGTCGTCCAGGACCCCTACGCCGCAGCGTTGCTCGATCCTCAGCAGACCGCATCCCTAGAGGCAGCGACGTCCGCCGCCGCCGGCAACTACTTCGACGCGAACCCGGCGTATGACGAGGTCTGGTCGCAGCTGTCGACGACCTACGTGCAGACACCCTTCCCGTCCCGAGCGGAACTGCCGATCTCGAGCCCGTTCGCTCCACGGTGGGGGAAGTTCCACTATGGCCTCGACGTCCCGCTGGCCCAAGGGGAGCCGATCTTTCCTGTAGCCAACGGCGTCGTGACCGCCGTGTTCCAGGGGGACGAGCCCGGCGGAGGCGGCTACATGGTCGTCGTCGAGCACAACATCGACGGCAGGTTCTTCCAGTCCTGGTACGCCCACATGCAGGCCGGCTCGATCGACGTCGCCCTCGGCGACGTCGTCACGCTCGACACCCAGCTCGGCGCCGTCGGTTCGACCGGCAACTCGACTGGACCGCACCTGCACCTGGAGATCAAGAATCCCGATTACGAATCGATCGACCCCATCGCCTGGATGGAGTCTCGAGCCGAGGTGACCGCACCCGGCGGCTACTAG
- a CDS encoding arsenate reductase ArsC has translation MTDSKPTVLFVCVHNAGRSQMAAGYLRSLGEGRIDVRSAGSMPAEQINPVAVAAMAEEGIDITAEQPKVLTVDAVRESDVVITMGCGDACPIFPGKRYEDWELDDPAGQGIEDVRPIRDEIRGRIASLIEEIAPARR, from the coding sequence ATGACCGATTCCAAGCCCACCGTCCTGTTCGTCTGCGTTCACAACGCCGGCCGCTCGCAGATGGCCGCCGGCTACCTTCGCAGCCTCGGCGAAGGCCGCATCGACGTCCGGTCGGCAGGCTCGATGCCTGCTGAGCAGATCAACCCGGTTGCCGTCGCCGCGATGGCGGAGGAAGGCATCGACATCACCGCGGAGCAGCCGAAGGTGCTGACCGTCGACGCCGTGCGCGAGTCCGACGTCGTCATCACGATGGGCTGCGGCGACGCCTGCCCGATCTTCCCGGGGAAGCGCTACGAGGACTGGGAGCTCGACGACCCCGCGGGTCAGGGCATCGAGGACGTGCGCCCCATCCGCGACGAGATCCGCGGACGCATCGCCAGCCTGATCGAGGAGATCGCCCCCGCTCGTCGATAG
- a CDS encoding metalloregulator ArsR/SmtB family transcription factor, translated as MSTPTTTDACVAADTHAISEAAAGSLATTLKALSDPLRLRMLSAIATDGRGESCVCDLAELAEVSQPTVSHHLKVLKDAGVVTSERRGTWVWYRITPALQPAVTTLLDSFAPAAVNPAVRDGYRGLADVDEALDHLAHTLAATHPALSADVVASIVRESYTGLARTARVTAHLVPLTERFARQRLSDLERDRGGSVPQVLFVCVANAGRSQLAAALVNQYAGGRVVARSAGSTPAADVHPNVRPLLEEIDAPTAATAFPKPLTDDAVRAADVVITMGCGDVCPVIPGVRYEDWAVGDPALASPEGVAAIRDDIAARVQQLLTDLSPTR; from the coding sequence ATGAGCACTCCCACCACCACGGACGCCTGCGTCGCCGCCGACACGCACGCCATCAGCGAGGCCGCTGCCGGATCGCTCGCGACGACGCTGAAGGCGCTCTCCGACCCGCTGCGGCTGCGGATGCTGTCCGCGATCGCCACCGACGGACGCGGCGAGTCGTGCGTGTGCGACCTCGCCGAGCTCGCTGAGGTGTCGCAACCGACCGTCTCGCATCACCTCAAGGTCCTCAAGGACGCCGGCGTCGTCACCTCCGAACGTCGCGGCACCTGGGTCTGGTACCGCATCACCCCCGCACTCCAGCCCGCCGTCACCACACTGCTCGACTCGTTCGCGCCCGCCGCCGTGAATCCCGCCGTCCGCGACGGCTACCGCGGCCTGGCAGACGTCGACGAGGCGCTCGACCACCTCGCCCACACCCTCGCCGCCACTCATCCAGCCCTCAGCGCAGACGTCGTCGCATCCATCGTCCGAGAGTCCTACACGGGACTCGCTCGCACGGCTCGCGTCACCGCGCACCTGGTGCCGCTGACGGAGCGCTTCGCCAGGCAGCGCCTGAGCGACCTCGAGCGCGATCGCGGTGGCTCGGTGCCGCAGGTGCTGTTCGTGTGCGTAGCGAACGCTGGCCGCTCCCAGCTCGCGGCCGCGCTCGTCAATCAGTACGCCGGCGGTCGCGTCGTCGCACGCTCCGCCGGCTCGACGCCCGCCGCCGACGTCCACCCGAACGTGCGACCCCTCCTCGAGGAGATCGACGCCCCCACCGCGGCGACCGCCTTCCCGAAGCCGCTGACCGACGACGCAGTCCGTGCCGCGGACGTCGTCATCACGATGGGCTGCGGCGACGTGTGCCCCGTCATTCCCGGCGTCCGCTACGAGGATTGGGCCGTGGGCGACCCCGCCCTTGCCTCCCCCGAGGGCGTTGCAGCGATCCGCGACGACATCGCAGCCCGCGTCCAGCAGCTCCTCACCGACCTCTCCCCCACCCGCTGA
- the arsB gene encoding ACR3 family arsenite efflux transporter, whose translation MTDATGTGAMRRLSTLDRWLPAWIGLAMVAGLVIGSALPGVSDVLAALEVGGISIPIALGLLVMMYPVLAKVRYDRVAAVTGDRKLLLASLLLNGIVGPALMFALAWTFLPDLPEYRTGLIIVGLARCIAMVVIWNDLACGDREAAAVLVAINSAFQVVAFALLGWFYLTVLPGWLGLDSQGLNVSIGEIALNVLIFLGLPLLAGFASRWIGERRRGRAWYEDRFLPKVGPWALYGLLFTIVLLFALQGDAITSQPLDVVRIALPLLAYFALMWTIGIVTGKLLGLGYARATTLAFTAAGNNFELAIAVAIGTFGATSGEALAGVVGPLIEVPVLVGLVYVSLWIARSWFRTDPTATDPDSTAAARPIERTRR comes from the coding sequence ATGACCGACGCGACCGGGACGGGCGCGATGCGTCGCCTATCTACGCTCGACCGCTGGCTGCCCGCGTGGATCGGCCTGGCCATGGTCGCCGGGCTCGTCATCGGCTCCGCGTTGCCGGGCGTGTCCGACGTGCTCGCCGCGCTCGAGGTCGGCGGGATCTCGATCCCGATCGCGCTCGGCCTGCTGGTGATGATGTACCCGGTGCTGGCGAAGGTCCGTTACGACCGCGTCGCCGCGGTCACCGGCGACCGGAAGCTGCTGCTGGCATCGCTGCTGCTCAACGGGATCGTCGGGCCTGCGCTCATGTTCGCGCTCGCCTGGACGTTCCTGCCGGACCTGCCCGAGTACCGCACCGGCCTCATCATCGTCGGCCTCGCCCGCTGCATCGCCATGGTCGTCATCTGGAATGACCTCGCATGCGGCGACCGAGAGGCCGCCGCGGTGCTCGTCGCCATCAACTCCGCCTTCCAGGTCGTCGCGTTCGCCCTGCTCGGCTGGTTCTACCTGACCGTCCTGCCGGGCTGGCTCGGCCTCGACTCGCAGGGTCTGAACGTCTCGATCGGCGAGATCGCCCTGAACGTGCTGATCTTCCTCGGCCTGCCGCTGCTGGCCGGATTCGCGTCGCGGTGGATCGGCGAGCGCCGCCGGGGACGCGCCTGGTACGAGGACCGATTCCTGCCGAAGGTCGGACCGTGGGCGCTCTACGGTCTGCTGTTCACGATCGTGCTGCTGTTCGCCCTCCAGGGCGACGCGATCACCTCGCAGCCGCTCGACGTGGTGCGCATCGCGCTGCCGCTGCTGGCCTACTTCGCGCTCATGTGGACCATCGGCATCGTCACCGGCAAGCTGCTCGGCCTCGGCTACGCCCGCGCCACCACGCTGGCGTTCACCGCCGCCGGCAACAACTTCGAGCTCGCGATCGCCGTCGCGATCGGCACCTTCGGCGCGACCTCCGGCGAAGCGCTGGCAGGCGTCGTCGGCCCCCTCATCGAGGTCCCCGTGCTCGTGGGCCTCGTCTACGTCTCGCTCTGGATCGCCCGATCCTGGTTCCGCACCGACCCCACCGCCACCGACCCGGATTCCACCGCGGCCGCGCGGCCCATCGAGAGGACTCGACGATGA
- the trxB gene encoding thioredoxin-disulfide reductase, whose translation MDVVIIGSGPAGYTAAVYAARAGLEPVVLAGSVTAGGALMTTTEVENFPGFVDGIQGPDLMESMRAQAERFGARIVFDDAVRVDLAGDVKRVETGLGEAVLARTAILTMGSAYRKLGLADEERLTGHGLSWCATCDGFFFRQQEIVVVGGGDSAMEEALFLTRFASKVTIVHRRDTFRASAIMAARALADPKIEVAWNSEIAGFVGDAKIEGVTLRDTVTGAERVLDATGVFVAIGHDPRSELVADQVDVDADGYVLVDHPSTRTNLPGVFAAGDLVDHTYRQAITAAGTGCAAAQDAQHYLSALDADAPAAAPEAVVA comes from the coding sequence ATGGATGTCGTGATCATCGGATCGGGGCCGGCCGGCTATACCGCAGCGGTGTACGCCGCGCGCGCGGGCCTGGAGCCGGTGGTGCTGGCCGGGTCGGTGACCGCCGGCGGCGCGCTCATGACGACGACCGAGGTGGAGAACTTCCCCGGCTTCGTCGACGGCATCCAGGGCCCTGACCTGATGGAGTCGATGCGTGCGCAGGCCGAGCGGTTCGGTGCGCGCATCGTGTTCGACGACGCGGTGCGGGTCGATCTGGCGGGCGATGTGAAGCGCGTCGAGACGGGGCTTGGCGAGGCGGTCCTCGCTCGCACTGCGATCCTCACGATGGGGTCTGCCTACCGCAAGCTGGGGCTGGCCGACGAGGAGCGCCTGACCGGTCACGGCCTGTCGTGGTGCGCGACCTGCGACGGATTCTTCTTCCGCCAGCAAGAGATCGTCGTCGTCGGTGGCGGCGATTCGGCGATGGAGGAGGCGCTGTTCCTGACCCGGTTCGCGTCGAAGGTGACGATCGTGCACCGCCGCGACACCTTCCGCGCGTCGGCGATCATGGCTGCTCGTGCCCTCGCCGACCCGAAGATCGAGGTTGCCTGGAACAGCGAGATCGCGGGGTTCGTCGGCGATGCGAAGATCGAGGGCGTGACGCTGCGCGACACCGTCACCGGCGCCGAGCGCGTACTCGACGCGACCGGCGTGTTCGTCGCGATCGGTCACGACCCGCGCTCCGAGCTCGTCGCCGACCAGGTCGACGTCGACGCCGACGGCTACGTGCTCGTCGACCACCCCTCCACCCGCACGAACCTGCCGGGCGTGTTCGCCGCCGGCGACCTCGTCGACCACACCTACCGGCAGGCGATCACCGCAGCCGGCACCGGCTGCGCCGCCGCGCAGGACGCGCAGCACTACCTCTCCGCCCTCGACGCCGACGCTCCGGCTGCAGCCCCTGAGGCGGTCGTGGCATGA